From Vitis vinifera cultivar Pinot Noir 40024 chromosome 14, ASM3070453v1, a single genomic window includes:
- the LOC100243965 gene encoding probable galacturonosyltransferase-like 10, giving the protein MEANTMVCVRGFVLVLLLFLSPANAIRSFPSKVRDGVGESGIKSHVGLQFAEAPEYRNGPQCPISSGKEGLVSVCDPVLVHIAMTLDVEYLRGSVAAVHSVLRHASCPDNIFFHFIASDSNSMNPDDLSGIVRSVFPSLNFRVHVFNESLVKGLISSSIRRALDNPLNYARSYLADMLDGCVDRVIYLDSDVVVVDDIQKLWRTNLMGSRVIGAPVYCHANFTKYFSDKFWFDGELSGVFAGKKPCYFNTGVMVMDLGRWRGGDYTRRIEKWMEVQKERRIYELGSLPPFLLVFGGEVEGIDHRWNQHGLGGDNVVSSCRPLHPGPASLLHWSGKEKPWRRFDAGKPCPVDHLWAPYDLLRNRQQQDQLLISSYTSL; this is encoded by the coding sequence ATGGAAGCAAACACCATGGTTTGTGTTAGAGGCTTCGTCTTGGTTCTTCTGTTGTTTCTGTCTCCTGCGAATGCTATTCGATCGTTTCCCAGCAAAGTGAGAGATGGGGTTGGTGAATCTGGGATCAAAAGTCATGTTGGTCTGCAATTTGCTGAAGCACCCGAGTATCGAAACGGACCTCAATGTCCTATTTCATCAGGGAAAGAGGGTTTGGTATCAGTTTGTGATCCGGTTCTGGTTCACATAGCAATGACGCTTGATGTGGAATATTTGAGAGGTTCTGTGGCGGCAGTTCATTCTGTTTTGAGACACGCTTCTTGCCCTGAcaacattttctttcatttcattgCCTCCGATTCCAACTCCATGAATCCAGATGACTTGTCCGGGATTGTACGATCAGTGTTCCCCTCTCTGAATTTCAGAGTTCATGTCTTCAATGAGAGTTTGGTAAAGGGACTCATCTCATCTTCCATCCGTCGGGCTCTTGATAACCCACTGAACTATGCCAGGAGCTACTTGGCCGATATGCTTGACGGCTGTGTCGATCGTGTGATCTATCTGGACTCTGATGTCGTGGTTGTTGACGATATTCAGAAGCTATGGAGAACAAATCTGATGGGTTCGAGAGTGATTGGAGCTCCAGTATATTGTCATGCAAACTTCACAAAGTACTTCTCGGATAAGTTCTGGTTTGATGGGGAGCTTTCAGGCGTTTTTGCAGGGAAGAAGCCATGTTATTTCAATACGGGTGTGATGGTCATGGATTTGGGAAGATGGAGAGGAGGAGACTACACGAGGAGAATTGAGAAATGGATGGAGGTTCAGAAAGAGAGGAGGATCTATGAGTTGGGTTCTCTTCCCCcatttttgcttgtttttggTGGAGAAGTTGAGGGCATTGATCATAGGTGGAACCAACATGGGCTGGGTGGGGACAATGTGGTGAGCAGTTGCAGGCCTCTGCATCCAGGTCCTGCAAGTTTGCTGCATTGGAGCGGCAAAGAGAAGCCATGGAGAAGGTTTGATGCAGGGAAGCCATGCCCAGTTGATCATTTATGGGCGCCATATGACCTTCTCAGAAACCGCCAACAGCAGGACCAATTACTGATTTCTTCTTACACTTCATTATAg
- the LOC100254161 gene encoding uncharacterized protein LOC100254161 → MAATARAFLLSRVTDPSLRPHHAPLPPFSRHLLARPLLPASAALKRRPPALLCCLVSGVDGGGVSDDFVSTRKSGFDRGFSVIANMLKRIEPLDNSVISKGVSDSARDSMKQTISTMLGLLPSDQFSVTVRVSKRPLDRLLASSIITGYTLWNAEYRISLMRNFDISPDSLKRSNCSEQCEVLELQSEETKCGGGEVDVNGSMEDWEPSSAWSLGDLPPEALNYIQKLESELSTAKKELDAQKQENMQMEYERGNNNNLLEYLRGLESDMVIELSKPSSLEVEEIIHQLVQNILPRFFKDDPTSDFMEDSALGITGNYQDGNGESCETICTSRDYLAKLLFWCMLLGHHLRGLENRLHLSCVVGLL, encoded by the exons ATGGCGGCTACGGCTAGGGCTTTTCTTCTCTCTCGCGTCACCGACCCCTCGCTCAGACCTCACCACGCGCCTCTACCTCCATTTTCCCGCCACCTCCTCGCTCGTCCACTGCTACCTGCCTCCGCCGCCTTGAAGAGACGTCCGCCTGCACTCCTCTGCTGTCTGGTATCTGGAGTCGACGGCGGAGGAGTCTCCGACGATTTCGTCTCCACCAGGAAGTCCGGATTCGACCGCGGATTCTCGGTCATCGCCAACATGCTCAAGCGGATTGAGCCTCTCGATAATTCCGTCATTTCCAAGGGCGTTTCTGATTCGGCCAGGGATTCGATGAAGCAGACCATCTCCACAATGCTAGGGTTGCTCCCATCGGATCAGTTCTCCGTCACTGTTAGAGTTTCGAAGCGTCCTCTTGATCGCCTCCTCGCGTCTTCGATCATCACGGG GTATACTCTATGGAACGCTGAGTACCGAATTTCATTGATGCGGAATTTTGATATCTCTCCGGATAGTTTAAAAAGGTCAAATTGTTCGGAGCAGTGTGAGGTTTTGGAATTGCAGAGCGAGGAGACCAAGTGCGGGGGTGGAGAGGTTGATGTAAACGGGAGTATGGAGGATTGGGAGCCATCTAGTGCTTGGAGTCTTGGGGATTTGCCTCCTGAGGCTTTGAACTATATTCAAAAATTGGAATCGGAGTTATCAACTGCCAAGAAG GAATTGGATGCCCAGAAGCAGGAAAATATGCAAATGGAATATGAGAGaggaaataacaataatttgttAGAGTATTTACGGGGCTTGGAGTCTGATATG GTGATTGAATTATCTAAACCATCATCACTAGAGGTGGAAGAAATTATTCACCAATTAGTTCAAAATATATTGCCAAGATTTTTCAAAGATGATCCTACCTCTGACTTCATGGAAGATTCAGCCTTAGGGATTACAGGCAATTACCAAGATGGGAATGGTGAATCTTGTGAGACAATATGCACTTCCAGAGATTATCTAGCCAAGCTGCTTTTCTG GTGTATGTTATTGGGCCATCACTTGCGAGGCTTGGAGAATAGATTGCATTTAAGTTGTGTTGTTGGGTTGTTGTAA